Part of the Oncorhynchus tshawytscha isolate Ot180627B linkage group LG23, Otsh_v2.0, whole genome shotgun sequence genome, ATGGTGAATATGACATTGACTCGCAGGCTACTAATACGCCTAGATACGAATATTGTGATCATATAGCGGATGTTGTGACATTGCCAATCAAATGCTATTTTTTACATTCTCTTGCTGCTCAGTTTGAACATCCATTCCTAATGTCTAAGTTACATCATTTGATGAATAAGTGGCAAGTAGGCTTAGACAATAGCCTACAAGTCAGGACTAACATTCAAAATAAATGAGGGTTGTTATAAAGTGTGTAGGCCTATATCATATCATACAATTGAGTGCATCAAACGAATGTGAGATTATTAAAACGTTAATACTAAGAAGTTAAGTCAACATTTACAGCCAATGATGAAAACAATAGCCTACTTTTGCGTATTGAAAACAGACAGCGGGGAAAATCTCTCAACCCTCGCCCATGTTCGCTCCATCTCAGTTCCCCTTTTAATGCTGGGTGTAAAGGGGGAACCCGGATAGGCTATTTTACACACGCAATAATGAACGTGATTTGCCACTGCCGGCGACGGACATAGTGTAGCAGTCAACTCTATGCAGTATGTTAGTCTACATAGTGCCACAGTCATTGAGGAAGTTCACTTCGTTTTCTCTGCTCCGCACCGCAGCATATCGAGCCAGCAAATAGAAAGGTCGTCGGAATCCCCGCCGCCCACGCGCATGACTAAATGGCCAGGGGTTTCCGCGATTTAAATATTACATTGCAACAACGTTCAGACAGGGTATCCCAGCAGCTCTGTCTCCTTGTCATGGATCGTTTAACTAACGTCCCAACTTTGACAACTGTAAAAATCGACCTTTGAATACGTTTAGTGCAAAAGGCTGATGTAAAGAACTTTCTGCACTGATATAATTATTTGTCTGCCTAATGATGTACTGTAACTCTAGGTTCAAATGGACTTGTAGAGTACTACGTGAATTATTCTATACCCAAACTCAAGTAGCAATATGCTTTATAGAGCACTACATCACTGTGTAGGTAATATTACAGAATACAGCTGGGACCTTTATTGCTTGCTTGATGACAAAGAACAAATATTGAGGacagttctccctctctgtggGTGTTTTAAAATAAATACTGATTTTGGACATGGATAGTAGACTGCCTTTAAGGGTTAACACCCGACTGTAGCCTATCCTGTATATGTATGGGGGTTATTCTATCCCCCAACATGCACTACTAGTCAAATATTTGCATGAGATTATTTTTGGGTAGGCACACCTGCTGTCTACAGTATGCACCAGTGGCCAGAGCTGCCCTTCCGTGTGTAGATCACCCTTTCTTTCTCACCCCTGTGAGGCATCCCCTCATTTGGTATTCATCCCTCCTACACTGTGGTGAAGGTTGAGCAATGACGTCAGGGGGATTCACTAATGACTTTACAGTATCTGATGATGTATTGTATGAAGATGAACTCATTAGATACATTGGAATAAAGTCTTGAGATAGTCAAAACCCATTTTCAGTTTCATTTTACCAATATGTCATAGTTTGGCAAATATATTCTTATTTGGCCTATAACAGTAGTAGCAATgcattttaaataataatataatacaataggAGTCTCTTACAGTAATGTTTATAATCATTGTTATAAGGTATGAAAATTGCACATGTAATTGATGTAATGTGTAATTTTAGCTTAACTAAAAATCCTTGGCATCTCCTGTCTTATTTTTAGTATTACAAATGCCAGTAGTCTGTCTCTTATTCCTTACTCAGCAAGACAGGTAACTGAGGAAAGAGAAAATAAATTAGGGAAAAAATTGATAGACATGTAAAACTCAAgtccaagagaagagagagacaagtaaATCTCAGGTccaaaagaagagagagacaagtaaAACTCAGgtccaagagaagagagagacaagtaaAACTCAGGcccaagagaagagagagacaagtaaAACTCAGgtccaagagaagagagagacatgtaaAACTCAGGcccaagagaagagagagacaagtaaAACGCAGgtccaagagaagagagagacatgtaaAACTCAGGcccaagggaagagagagacaagtaAAACTCAGgtccaagagaagagagagacatgtaaAACTCAGGcccaagagaagagagagacaagtaaAACGCAGgtccaagagaagagagagacaagtaaAACTCAGgtccaagagaagagagagacaagtaaAACTCAGgtccaagagaagagagagacaagtaaAACTCAGgtccaagagaagagagagacaaggaacaGAATGTTAATAACTTCTGGAGTTTCCACAATGGCAGAACAGAAAGGCAGTTCCTCCTTTGTATCCATTTGAGTGACTTCAAGTGATACCAAACTTTGCTCGTTGTGAGAGGGATACTTAAAGTGAAAACGCAACACAGCCCTCACCCAGGCATTCACTATACTCTCGCTCTCAAGTCAGAGATTTTGACGTTCCACTGAAACTGTGTTGATGGCACTACAAAAGTGTGTTTTTCACTCCTTCCTATGTTCACCGAACCCCCTTGGGGAATAGATGAGACTCCTGTAGCATTCAAATATGTTATTTCAACTAGACCAAAAACTCAGGCTCACACCCCAAAAAGCCCCCTTTCTATGGCTTGATTGTCTTCTGAGAAAAGGACAGGTGATGTGAGATGTCTGTGAGAAACTATCTGCTCCATGACCACATTTATGAATCATCATGCTAATAGTCAGACACTATGTTATGGCTGCCAGCCCAGTCACACAGCAGAGCAGACATGGCCCACGTTTATATGTTCACTCTTCACATCTGGCTGTGTAACGTGCTCTCGGCACACACAGCAGCGACAGGAAGGTGCTGTGGTTTACCACAGCCAGCGTAACGGAGCTAGACAGGAAAGAGTCACAGAAAATGTGCAGTGGCAAGCCTCCACATGGTAGTGGTTCTATTGAATCTGTCTGTTAGTTCTGACCTCACAGCCTGTTTTCCTAATGGAATAGGTTCCtcagagctctctctctacctgtttaTGCTCCTCGGTGGAAATGTCGCTTTGTCTTTCACGTGCGGGGTGATGACTTCGAGGAAAAACTACCCTGCTTTGCCGCACACAAGCAATATCAAGCTGGAAACCTCAGATACCTATATTTTtcaccaccatctctctttcctctggctGCTGAATGGAACAGAAAGTGATGGGGAAAGATAATAAACATGATATCATAGATGAATCATGGGAAATCACAGAGCTGGAGGAGAATGGCCTCTTTCTGCCAATCCTTTCAATCCAAAAACGAAAGAATGAAGCGTTATCCAAAATTACTACATTACTTCATATTATGTCATAACACTATACCAAGAGCTTTAGCTGTGTCGCTCTGTAGTAATACATGTCTGATAAGAATCGTAGACCATTGTAGAAAAGCACCCCAATAGAGAACAAATGTCATGGTCGACTTCATGACTATCCACCAAAGATCATTCATTGCAACATCACCTCTGTCTCCACAGCACCGAAGGAGAAGCCGTGTTACACTCTTCCCACAGTGAAGAAACTCCTGgagcagaagaggaagagggagacctcCTCGACGGCAACAAGCAGTACCGGTGTCTCCACTGCCACTGTCCTCTCCCAACAGGTGTCAACACCAGAGAAGTCTACCTCAACAGGTGAGTACTGCTTGAAGCACCCATGTAAGCCCTTTGCAACCCAAccagacctgggtcaaatacattgtcaaatctttcaaatacttttccATTGACATTGACAGATGGGTTAACTTGTGACCCTCCCAGGTGTAGCCAGCAGCTACTCAGACATGGCAGTGGGGTATGAGAGATGGGGTCCTATGGATGAGCACCAAGCCCTCTCGGCCATACATGAAGGTCCATTCTCCCCTATGGGGAACAATTACTTCTCCAGCCCATCCTCCTCAATGGACTACAGCCAAACTCCGGCCTACAGCACTCAGATGGCCTCCAGCTACAGCACACAGCAGATTCAGGACTACCCAGACACCAGGATGCCCCAGTGTTATGTAAGGAGGACTGGTTTCTCGAGCAGAAGCAATTTGACATTACATCGTCCTTTTGACTACTTGTTGTTCACTTGCTATTAAGTACATGAACAGTACGTGCTATAGCATTTATGATGATACCAATTTTACCTTTACAGACGGAGTGTCCAGTGACCGAGGCTGTGTCTAGTTTGGTTCCTTCAGGGCCCCTGCAGTCTGCTGTCTTCTCCTGGTCATCGGGGGCCCTGGGCCCCACAGAGCTTGTCCAGCAGGTGTTTAGTGGCCAGATGGATGTCATTAAGCTGGAGGAAGCCAGGATGTTCCTCAGAGGGATGGACTACAGCAGAACCACCTGGCAGGATGACGACGGAGACacgtaagtgtgtgtttgtgacatcaGCTTGTGACCTGATGTTGAGAAAGTAGACCTGTCTAAGTTTAAGAAAATGTTAAGAGAAACTTGGCAAATGTCTTATGTTTCATGACTTTTTACATTTTCGACTGTAGGTGTCACCTGAAACCAATTTGTCACTTTGTATTGTCTTGTCAGGATTCTGCACATCTATACAGCCAAGGGCCTGAGGGAGTATGCATTCGCTGCAGCAGAGAGGCTTGCTGAGCTGGGCAAGCTAGACTCCAAGGAACACAAGGGGAAGGTATGCACCAAGGAGACACTTCTTCTTTAGAGAACACAGGATTGAGTTCAACACAAATGAGATGCTTCCTCTAAAATAAATGTGTGGATGCCACACATACTGAGCCTTAGTTTAATAGCATTACCCCCCCCCTCCTGTTTCCCAGTCTGCTTTGCTGGTGGCGGTGACTGCTAACCATCCGGAAATCGTCCAGGATCTGTTGTCTTTAGGAGCGGATATAAATGCCTGTGATGTCAAAGGACAAACAGCACTTCATCTTGCTGCCACCTATGGCTTCCCCAGGGTTTTGCAGGTAAACCAGCAGCACTGCCTTCAACCAAAGTTATCATCTGTTAGGGCTCAATCTAGATAAATAACAGAATGATGTGAATAACCAATTTCAATCTTTGGATCTGTATTTGTAGGTTATTCTCTCCATTGGGCCTGGAGTGAACCTGGAGGCTCGCAATTTTGAAGGTAACATCCAGCTTATGTCAAATGAGAACAACACAACCATTACTCAAAATACATGACAAACAATTTAATAAGTCAACAGAATAAGTAATAACAATAGAATAAACTATTTTCCCACTCCTGTCTCAGGTCTGACTCCTCTGCACTGTGCAGCCATCTCCCACAGTGACACCATGaagactctctcctccctctcctccaccggGCTGGGTGATGCCAGCCTCCATGCCCTGGCAGAGGAGAAGCTCTCCTGGCTGCAGATGCTACTCAACACTGGAGCCTCCCTGACCAGCCAGGTACTGAATGCACTACTTAAATGTAACGTACAAGAGTTAGTATTTTAGAGCCAGTGTTCTACAAGTGGTGACAGTACTCAATAAGTAGAAAACACCATCTATACCTCCATCCTCCCGAGGGAATGGCATGGTTTGTTTTGgtagaaaataaatcaaatatggaGCTATTAGTCAGCTTTTTGTCTACCCAACCTCACACCTGCAAAAATCTTGAATGGGTTTTGAATATTTTCCTCACTTCGGCGCGTTGCAGTTTCATTTGGAGGCTTCATACAGTGTTTTCCTCTGTTTCCAGGAAATCAAAAGTAACAAGACTGTTCTTCACCTGGCTGTGAAGGAGGGGAACATCCAGCTGGTTCGCCATCTGCTGAAAACCCCCCTGGACAACATGAGGGACTTTGTCAACATGAAGGTCAGTGCTGCTGTGAGATTGTCCCCTCTTCAAAGGTGTAGAGAAACTGACCTGTGTCCTGAGAGACTCCATGAAAAGAGAAAGGAGCGGTAGAACATCTTCAGCAGTGTGTGAAAAGGTGAAAGGAAAAGAGTGAAAAGAAAGGGAGACTCATCGACAGTGTGTGCATATCTAATTATTGCCATAGTGTTGGTCTATACTCACAGCTTCATGATTCCCTTTACTTCCTCACCGGCAGGCCCATGGTCATACTGCGCTGCACATGGCTGCTGGTCTCCATGGCAGCCCACACCAAGAGGAGATGCTGAGGCTGCTGCTGGGCCGAGGGGCCGACCCCAGCATCCGCAACCTGGAGAACGACCAGCCTGCACACCTGCTGCAGAGTGGACCCCACGGGGAACAGGTGagcggtcagacagacagacagcaaatgGCCATTTTGTTTAATTCATATAATCTCAGCTCACCTATCCCTGTCCCGTCTGTTTTCAGCTCAAGCTCATCCTGAAGAAGCGAAGTGCTTCCTCTCGTCGACGTGTAATGTCCTTACAGGACCAAGAGTGACCCGGACTACTTTTTATGTCCCTGTGTATCCCTCCACCTCTTTTCAGAGGAAGTACTGAAGGTCTGCACTGTAGGTTGAATCCAGACATCTGTACTTCCAAGAGGGAGGGATTCTAGCGTATCTTCATGTGAGGATTTTCAAACACGGCAAATCTCTAATATATACTAGGGCATTCACTTTGAAACTATATGTTTGATTGACATGATTTTGGTCACTGTCTGAATTCAGTTCTGAATTTAATAATGGCTAGCTAGTAATGAGCAATGGTAACAGGTGGTATTCCAGTCCTCCCTGATATTACTGTCACTCAGTACAACCTTGATTTCTATGAAATCGTTTACATTATATTCAAAGCTGCACAGACTCATTATGTGAGTACCCCCCCAGCCGGGAAGCCCTCTTTAGAGGTATATCTGAGGA contains:
- the LOC112245876 gene encoding NF-kappa-B inhibitor delta produces the protein MHWQKSPKEKPCYTLPTVKKLLEQKRKRETSSTATSSTGVSTATVLSQQVSTPEKSTSTGVASSYSDMAVGYERWGPMDEHQALSAIHEGPFSPMGNNYFSSPSSSMDYSQTPAYSTQMASSYSTQQIQDYPDTRMPQCYTECPVTEAVSSLVPSGPLQSAVFSWSSGALGPTELVQQVFSGQMDVIKLEEARMFLRGMDYSRTTWQDDDGDTILHIYTAKGLREYAFAAAERLAELGKLDSKEHKGKSALLVAVTANHPEIVQDLLSLGADINACDVKGQTALHLAATYGFPRVLQVILSIGPGVNLEARNFEGLTPLHCAAISHSDTMKTLSSLSSTGLGDASLHALAEEKLSWLQMLLNTGASLTSQEIKSNKTVLHLAVKEGNIQLVRHLLKTPLDNMRDFVNMKAHGHTALHMAAGLHGSPHQEEMLRLLLGRGADPSIRNLENDQPAHLLQSGPHGEQLKLILKKRSASSRRRVMSLQDQE